The Malaclemys terrapin pileata isolate rMalTer1 chromosome 2, rMalTer1.hap1, whole genome shotgun sequence nucleotide sequence taaaaagttTGGTATTCAGATCTAGAAAACTTGGGATCATTATCAGTAGAAATGTATGGATCCAAAATTCCTTAcaggtgtttggatccagagaTTTGGTTCAGGCTTGTCTAGCAGTATGTAAATTGTAAGATCTTTGAAGCTGGGATAGCGTCTTCAGAAAGCACCTGTCTGTAAAGTTCCAAGCCTAGCATAGTGTTGATGCTATACAAATAAGAATctgtaaataaaacaataaacaagCAATAATAATTACAACCTAGATAATGGGTAACACAAGAATGGCTGATTGCAATCTAATGACAATTAAATATTGCATTCTCAGACACTGAAAATGTTCTAAAATACAACTCTTCAGCTTGCAACAGCAGATGTGAGACCACTGGAATCCAGGAGACTCAGCTGTCTTTGGGCTAAATTGTTCTCTAATTTCCAAGAGACTGGATTATGCAACAGGAAAATGAACTTGTGTTAGGTCATGAAGTTCCTCATAGACTTTTTATTGCTGTTTTCCACAAATGGTTGTTTAAGGACTCTAACCTGAGGGAGCATTAGATAcctgagaggcagcatggtctaaagAGTAGAGCATTGGCCTGAAATTCAGGAGACCCAAGTTCTATTACCAGTTCTGCCAATGACCTGCTGCGTGACTTTGTATAAGCCGCTGTTCCTACGCTTCCTCTCTATCGTTCTTCTATATATAGACAATATATGCCTCTTGAGGGCAGGGAttatctcttactatgtgttagCATACTATTAGTTAGTTAATAGCGTGGAATAGGTTTTTTAGAATGTGTAGGGCTGAGTATTATAGGAATATGTAGCAATATGCAGAATATATGCACATTCCGTATATCACACCTATGTCACAGAACAGGAATGGGGctagagggtaaaattttcagaagtgcctaagtcacttcagagagagctgtgcaaataatactttttttggtttgctgacaATTCCAGAAAAGTGGGGAAAAATTGCTTTGGGTCAACctgcaaataatttaaaacacCAAAACAGACATGGCAAAttgaaaagtaaaagaaaaaaattcattttgggtagaacaaaactttttgtttgactggaatcaaaatgtttcatgagcCTTTTTAAACtatttgcattttgaaaaataaaatgaagaaaatttcTACACAGAGTCATTTCAACACCCTAAATCAgaactttccatttaaaaaaatgttgaaatgaaacattttatcttttccagatttgtttgttttcaaaatgaacaaaactgaaatgaattcacaaaatgtCTTGATGTTGCTGAATCTGCATATTTAACAGACAAAAAGTTTTGGCTGAACATTTTCACCTGGCTCTAATTTAGGACCCGAAATCCCTTTGACTTTCAAGAAGACTTAGCTTGTTCAGTCACATAGGTGttcttgaaaattttatccagCACCTACATCTGATTCACAAGAAAGTCAGCAGTAAAAGGACTGCAGAGGTGCTGGTATTTAACAGAAATCTGGAAGCTGGTGACTGAGTGCCTGGCCACAATCAAGGAAGTAATAAGATATTTGAATGCGTGGAGAAATTAAACATATGCTAAGGGAAAATGCAATGCCAAATATTCAATAGAATTTTGCCTACTGTGCCTAGtattgcagaaagatagtgaaaAGATGGAAAGATAAAAATGAAGGGGAACAAATATATGTAGCTTCTTAAGCAGTGAATGGAGGCTAGAAAAACTAGTCTTGAGTATTTATTACAAATCAGGAAATTGCAGGTCCAATCATGCAGTCGTCCATGTATGAAATTCAAGCATGGACCCTCCCCCCCTGAAAGGAAAACTACTACAGGAGCTGACTTAATATAGGACATGAATGAAACACTGTATCTAAAAGGTATGATGGGAAAACTATAGATGCCCCAGAATGTTTTGAGATGTGTGAGATTCTGGAAGGAAAGGGAAATGAATTTGCAGTCTGGTAGGCCAGAATCAAAGGAGCTTTAGGAGGAACTTGTTTTTTCACTGGCATGGTTAGTGTGTAGAATCAATTGGTTTAAACATCAATATGTATATTTAAGAAATGCCTAGAGGGAAAAATATATTACAAGATACAGTTGGAAAAAACAGACATGGATGGACAACATGATCTCCTTAGTGCCAAAAGTTTCtgttatataatgtgtgtgtttcATTTGTACAAATGTCAAGGATTCATTAGATGATGAATTATGGAATTTAGGTTTGCAGTGCTACCCTCATGGTCAAGCAAAGCTGCAATTGTGCAAGGCAAGTGACCCTGAAAtaaacttaggaaggaaaataacATCTTGGTTTAGAAAGGATCCAACAAGCTGCTGCCCTTGAACATAGCTCATTATGTAGTTTCATTCCCTTGATGAGCTCAgaagaataaataataaaggtCTTTCAGAAAGAATCCTGCATTTGTATTCCTGTCCAAGAACGGGAAGCAGACCTGAAGTGCTCTTCCTAATTTGCCCCATCCTCTTTCTACCTTGTGTATTTGCATATATCTCACAAATGAGATACTCATTAGCTCTTGATTTATCATTGTATTTTGAGACCCCTTTTCCAACCCATTCCTTCCTCTCCTGCAATAGCAATCCAAGACTGACATTAACTTTTACTCTTGTTACTGTCCTGCCCAGTAATCATAGGCATTACAGGTGAGCTGGGGAAGGCCCAGGTTCACCAAGAGGCACAAATGGCTCCAGGAGGAATATGATGACATCAGTGACATTACCACGTGGTCAGGAGCCGCTGCCTCCTTTGGGTGGATGAGGAcggagtgtgtgtatggggaaggggggctcccagctgccacagcTACTTGGCTAGAGGTGGCTGGGGGAACTTCCTAACTGCTTCTGCCTCTCTGGGTGGAGATGGGAGCACTGACTGCCACTGTTGGGCTCCCTCCTACCCAATTGCCACTGGTGCAGCTTGTGCAATGGCCTGGATCACTTTTCATCTTTATACCCTCTGAAGCAGGGAGCCCTGTGATGAGACTGGTTCACTTCCCTGCACCAGAGCTGAGGGCTCTCACCTCCACAGGTGCTCTTGGGGCCGGGCCCTGTGAGGAGACTGCCTGCCACacctggattggggggggggggtcctgtttGTGGGGAGGGACCTCCCTTCAACAGTATGCTGCCCAATAGTGAGCACTCtgctggagtgggaagggctgaGGCCTCCCTCCTCCTGGATGCACCCAGCCTACCCAAGTATGGGGAACACTGGACTAGGGAACAAGGAGGCCCCAGCTTCCCTGAAAAGCAGCAATAGCCGGGGGTTATGAACAGGCAGTGGGCCCCATCAGCCTAATTGAAGGCTCCTTTCATCACCAACACaagtattatgattatttattgtttttattatcatAGCAGCTAGGAGCAGGACCCAGTCAGAGagcaggaccctattgtgctaggtaatggataaacacagaacaaaaagccctTGTCCCAAGGAGTTTAAAATCTAAGTAGGGGCAGAGTCATGTGGGATGGAGTGGGGCCACCTCTGGGGTTCTCTGAGTGGGTGTGTCTAGGATCCTCAGTTGCCTTAATCCAGCTCTGGTTAGGGACAGTTGAGATTGTGAGGATATTTACAGGTATGAGGGGGAAGAAAGAGTGAGGAGGAAACAGAtatggtgaggggagggggcagaggtgggggttaTAGGGAGAAGATCAGACCTGTGAACAGAGTCAGGTAAGAATCAGCGAAGTGTAGGACTGGGAAGGGCCTCAAATAGTCATCtcgtccagtcctctgcactcaaggcaggactacacaataactagaccattcctgacatgtggtcttaaaaacctccagtgacagagattcacagcttcccttggcaatttattccagcgtttaactaccctgacaggaagtttttcctaatgtccaacctaaacggcccttgctgcaatttaagcccattgcttcttgcaaGAGTTCACTTCTGATCTCATATCTGGCTATGAGCTGCTGCCAATGGGATGGCTCAGTACAGCCCCAACACACACTCACTGGAGTTTCTGCATTAACTAAATTTACCTGCAGTATAATCCTGCTTGCAGCATCGCCAGACAGACGGACACAGAGACAGATCAACAGTATCATCCCACTCCGTTTACAGCACCTGTAGGTCTGTGTAGTATCTACCTGTCCGTCTACTCAggctatattctctctctctctctctctctcccacacacacaccccttgattTTCTCTGTACTATTGTCCTCACAACTCCGTCTCAGTTCATCTCCGCATAGAGCATCCAGAGATCGAATCTGTCTAATCACCTCTGAGAGTTGCACAGTGTTACAGTCCCACAACCCCCCCGCTATGTGTGTGCCACAGGAAGACACACACCGGCTGCTCTGCAAACCAAACCTCCAGCCACTGCTTGACACGCgcagcacagacacacacacactcacacgccCAGCGCTGCAAACTAACCCCCCTCTCCCGTCCGAAGTGAACAGGCTTCCGCAAGGCAGCCCCGCTCAGAGAGGGAGACCCCGGGACGCTCCGAGGGACACAGCAGGTGTGGAGACTCTGCCCATGGCTGACAAGAGCTTCATTGAGAAACCCGAGCCCTTCCCGCAGAAGGAGGAGGCTTTGGAGTGGGGCTACGAGGAAGGTAAGGAGAGGGTGGGAAGGCAGCGGGCTCCcggagctgctggagggagaaGTTTTATTGTGCGGGGGAGAAAGGGACGTTTCACCTATGGAAAGGCAAAGTACAGTGACATGCAGACCATCATCACACCGTGGTAATGCTGTCTTGTCGGGTTCCTCCTTAGCAGCTAAACTTTCATGGTGTCAAGGGGCACTGCCAactttcatttgaccaaatccataTGTGGTACAAACACCCTTTTATGCAACCTAAGACCAAcagaaatattttccccattaaacaaacaaacaaacaaaaacctaacaGGAGAAAtcaggtattttaaaaataaataaatattcctcTGCTGCCTTTAAAATTCAGACACTGGAGCACTAAGAACCTGATAGTGAAACCGACTATaaaacaaagtagaactgatttagTTGATTTCATTGTTCAAGTtcaaagaaatgcaaaaaaggcaaactgaTCATAAATTATGAGTAGccaatgggattttaaaaattaattcatgTTGAACTATCTAACAGTATTAGTAACAGGGGTAAAGGAATTTGTTGGTTTACAGCATtttttgacagtgtccctttaagtgaAAGGGTCTATTCAATTATATATTTTTGCATGTATGTAAAGGTTAAAGCTGCATGCCCTTCATGAAAAACAGTCATATTTTATTTCCACATGCtagcttttcattttatttttaggagTCGAATGGGGGTTGATCTTTCCTGATGCTAATGGAGAATACCAGTCTCCTATTAACTTGAATTCAAGAGAAGCCAAATATGATCCCTCACTACTAGAAGTACGTTTATCACCAAACTATGTTGTTTGCCGTGACTGCGAAGTAATTAATGATGGGCATTCCATTCAAATTATCCTTAAGTCAAAATCAGGTATGCTTAATCattgtttacattttttcccaACACAATAAAATGGATGATAAAGTTTAGATTGTCTTAAGGAATATTCTCTGCACAGTAACTGAACTGAGAAAGAACATTCACTTCTATAAATGAGCTGTGATCCAGATTCTGCATCATTTTAGTCAATagtagttttgccactgactttaatggaagcaggAGTGAGCTTTGTGGGTAGCTGGATTGTTGtggtccaaaactggacattCATTTTTGTGACACTGTTAGAAATCTAATAATTAATCCTATGTCAAG carries:
- the CA8 gene encoding carbonic anhydrase-related protein isoform X3, with translation MCVPQEDTHRLLCKPNLQPLLDTRSTDTHTLTRPALQTNPPLPSEVNRLPQGSPAQRGRPRDAPRDTAGVETLPMADKSFIEKPEPFPQKEEALEWGYEEGVEWGLIFPDANGEYQSPINLNSREAKYDPSLLEVRLSPNYVVCRDCEVINDGHSIQIILKSKSVLVGGPLPRGHEFELHDVQFHWGRENQRGSEHTVNFKAFPMELHLIHWNSTLYSSIDEAVGKKHGIAIIALFVQIGKEHLGLKAVTEILQDIQYKILFYVIIGYMRAPLPSLLAVKVLPGYYFDIH